The window CAACTGTTGCTCAAAATAATTTTTGAAGATTATAAAGATGCTTGGGCACCTGTAATGGATGTGGAGTTCGATTATTTGGACTCAGAAGTCAATCCGGCCATGGCCAACATTGTCAGCCCTACCGAAGTTGTCGTGATTAACTCATTCCATATTGAAGTCGATGGTGGTGGCGGTGATTTCCATATCACTATGCCTTATTCCATGATTGAGCCTATTCGCGAGTTGCTTGATGCTGGTGTTCAAAGTGACAAGCAAGATACTGACATGCGGTGGTCGCAGGCATTGCATGATGAAATCATGGATGTGAAGGTCGGGTTCGATGCCAACATTGTGGAACATGAATTAACGCTCAAAGATGTGATGAATTTTAAAGCGGGCGATATTATTCCAATTGAGCTGCCGGAATATATTATGATGAAAATCGAGGATTTACCGACATATCGTTGTAAAATGGGCCGTTCTAGAGATAACCTAGCGCTTAAAATACATGAAAAGATCCCTCGGCCAGAGACGGTTAAATCCGAGCTACAATTAGTGACGCGCAAGGGTAAATCTCGCGATATATCAGAATTATAAGGTGAAGTAAGATGAGCACAGACGATACGGATGATTGGGCTGCAGCAATGGCAGAACAAGCCTTAGAAGAAGCTAACGCGATTGAACTCGATGAATTAGTTGATGATTCAAGACCTATCACTAAGGCAGAAGCGGCAAAATTAGATACTATTTTAGATATCCCCGTCACTATCTCTATGGAAGTGGGCCGTAGCTACATTAGTATTCGTAACCTGTTGCAGTTAAACCAAGGTTCTGTGGTTGAGCTAGACAGAGTTGCGGGTGAGCCCTTAGATGTGATGGTTAACGGTACGCTGATTGCACATGGTGAGGTTGTGGTAGTAAACGATAAATTCGGTATTCGTTTAACCGATGTGATCAGTCAAACCGAGCGAATTAAGAAGCTTAAATAATTGTCTCATCAACGGAAGT of the Shewanella baltica genome contains:
- the fliM gene encoding flagellar motor switch protein FliM, coding for MSDLLSQDEIDALLHGVDDVDDDEIDAVGEDARSYDFSSQDRIVRGRMPTLEIVNERFARHLRISMFNMMRRAAEVSINGVQMLKFGEYVHTLFVPTSLNMVRFSPLKGTALITMEARLVFILVDNFFGGDGRFHAKIEGREFTPTERRIVQLLLKIIFEDYKDAWAPVMDVEFDYLDSEVNPAMANIVSPTEVVVINSFHIEVDGGGGDFHITMPYSMIEPIRELLDAGVQSDKQDTDMRWSQALHDEIMDVKVGFDANIVEHELTLKDVMNFKAGDIIPIELPEYIMMKIEDLPTYRCKMGRSRDNLALKIHEKIPRPETVKSELQLVTRKGKSRDISEL
- the fliN gene encoding flagellar motor switch protein FliN: MSTDDTDDWAAAMAEQALEEANAIELDELVDDSRPITKAEAAKLDTILDIPVTISMEVGRSYISIRNLLQLNQGSVVELDRVAGEPLDVMVNGTLIAHGEVVVVNDKFGIRLTDVISQTERIKKLK